The following proteins are encoded in a genomic region of Amphiura filiformis chromosome 11, Afil_fr2py, whole genome shotgun sequence:
- the LOC140164460 gene encoding actin-2-like has protein sequence MSEEEEEPTVVVIDNGTGSCKAGIAGDDLPKFEFPSYIGTPRHKNFLKELGSNKDTFIGDEAQTKRSMLSLKYPIEHGIVTDWDAMEKIWHYALHDKLKVNTEETPVLMTEAPFNPKANKEKMAQILFETFNVPSMYIGIQAHLSFYCLGKTSGVICECGDGVLQVMPIFEGHSFPHSIQRVDMAGRDLTNYLSKMLTERGYSFATTAEREIVREMKEELCYVAEDFEVDMATRSSVEEDYTLPDGQTVTLGNERFRCAEALFKPSLLETMHPNTPGIHECLYNCLQKCDIDTRSDLYCQLILTGGSTLLPGIQERMQKEMEMLLSTTKRVRVLATPEREYAAWIGGSILGSLTLFEKARTNKEAYEEFGPGILHLKTY, from the exons ATGTCAGAAGAGGAGGAGGAGCCCACCGTCGTTGTCATAGACAATGGCACTGGTTCATGTAAGGCAGGAATTGCTGGTGATGACTTGCCCAAGTTTGAATTTCCATCGTACATTGGCACACCAAGACACAAG AACTTCTTGAAGGAACTAGGCAGCAACAAAGACACCTTCATTGGTGATGAAGCACAGACTAAGAGGAGTATGCTTAGCCTGAAGTATCCCATAGAACATGGCATTGTCACTGATTGGGATGCCATGGAAAAGATCTggcattatgcattacatgacaAGCTGAAAGTGAACACAGAAGAGACTCCAGTGCTGATGACAGAGGCGCCGTTCAACCCTAAAGCTAATAAGGAAAAAATGGCACAG ATACTATTTGAAACCTTCAATGTACCATCCATGTACATCGGTATCCAAGCTCATCTATCATTCTATTGTTTAGGTAAAACTTCTGGTGTCATCTGTGAATGTGGGGATGGCGTGTTGCAGGTGATGCCGATATTTGAAGGGCATTCGTTCCCACACAGTATACAGAGAGTTGATATGGCTGGTAGAGATTTAACCAATTACCTCAGTAAGATGCTAACAGAGAGAGGGTATAGCTTTGCTACAACTG CTGAAAGAGAAATTGTTCGTGAAATGAAAGAGGAGCTGTGTTACGTTGCCGAGGACTTTGAAGTAGATATGGCAACAAGAAGCTCTGTTGAAGAGGACTATACGCTACCTGACGGACAAACTGTCACTCTTGGAAATGAAAGATTCCGCTGCGCCGAAGCTCTTTTTAAACCATCCCTCCTAGAGACGATGCATCCAAACACTCCAGGTATACATGAATGCCTGTACAATTGTCTACAAAAATGCGATATTGACACGCGTAGTGATTTGTACTGTCAGCTGATACTTACAGGGGGAAGCACCTTGCTGCCGGGGATACAAGAGAGAATGCAGAAAGAAATGGAGATGTTATTATCTACAACAAAGAGGGTCAGGGTTCTTGCTACACCTGAACGAGAGTACGCGGCATGGATAGGTGGGTCCATCTTGGGTTCTCTTACTCTGTTTGAGAAAGCACGAACAAATAAAGAGGCTTATGAGGAATTTGGACCAGGGATACTTCATCTCAAGACCTATTGA